A genome region from Sporosarcina sp. ANT_H38 includes the following:
- a CDS encoding nucleotide sugar dehydrogenase has translation MQKNICVIGLGYIGLPTAVMFANSGVRVHGMDVNEKAVNMIANKQLHIEENGLQERLEEAIDKGLFTVSTQPVEADVYIIAVPSPINPDNTANLEYIRKATASVVPYLKKGALVILESTVPPKTVENVMLPELRKSNLELGVDLFVSHSPERVIPGKIFEELINNDRIVGGITLESAEMTKELYQTFVQGEIHLTDATTAELVKVMENTYRDVNIAFANELAKIAETIDVDIWEAIRFANFHPRVNIHTPGPGVGGHCIAVDPWFLVELSPEHSEIIKKSRLTNNGMPLFTAQKAKKLLEEQGIQNGKVAVLGLAFKADVDDLRESPSTEVIKELQNLNMTVTSFDPHIKELQHSTQRATLGEALQEIDLIILTTDHTEFKNLNPETVNTGDTKPLVLDAKNALNRDKWEQAGFRYFKLGDGKNKGLSSL, from the coding sequence ATGCAAAAAAACATATGCGTCATCGGATTAGGCTACATCGGCCTACCAACAGCAGTCATGTTCGCCAACAGCGGCGTCCGCGTACACGGTATGGATGTAAACGAAAAAGCAGTTAATATGATCGCCAACAAACAACTTCATATAGAAGAGAACGGACTTCAAGAGCGTCTTGAAGAAGCAATCGACAAAGGTTTGTTCACAGTTTCAACACAACCCGTTGAAGCAGATGTCTACATCATTGCCGTTCCATCACCTATCAACCCTGACAACACGGCAAACCTAGAGTACATCCGTAAAGCGACAGCGTCAGTCGTCCCTTACTTAAAAAAAGGGGCACTTGTTATTCTCGAATCTACCGTTCCACCAAAAACCGTAGAAAACGTTATGTTGCCAGAACTTCGTAAGTCAAATCTGGAACTAGGCGTTGACCTTTTCGTTTCACATTCACCGGAACGCGTTATACCGGGTAAGATATTCGAAGAACTCATTAACAACGACCGCATCGTCGGCGGAATCACGCTTGAATCCGCTGAGATGACAAAAGAGTTATACCAAACATTCGTCCAAGGGGAAATCCACCTAACGGATGCTACAACAGCTGAACTTGTAAAAGTAATGGAAAACACATACCGCGACGTCAACATCGCTTTTGCCAATGAACTCGCAAAAATCGCTGAAACAATCGACGTCGATATATGGGAAGCCATCCGCTTCGCTAACTTCCACCCACGTGTTAACATCCATACGCCAGGACCTGGTGTAGGTGGACATTGTATCGCAGTAGATCCTTGGTTCCTTGTCGAGTTAAGCCCGGAACACTCGGAAATCATTAAGAAATCACGCCTGACAAATAACGGCATGCCGTTATTTACAGCGCAAAAAGCAAAAAAACTTCTTGAAGAACAAGGCATCCAAAACGGTAAAGTCGCCGTTCTCGGTCTTGCATTTAAAGCCGACGTCGACGATTTACGCGAAAGTCCGTCTACGGAAGTCATTAAAGAACTACAAAACTTGAATATGACAGTTACATCTTTCGATCCACACATAAAAGAACTGCAGCACTCAACACAACGAGCAACACTAGGCGAAGCGCTTCAAGAGATTGACCTGATTATCCTAACAACGGATCATACAGAGTTCAAAAACCTTAATCCAGAAACAGTAAACACTGGCGACACTAAGCCGCTCGTACTTGATGCGAAAAACGCACTCAACCGCGATAAGTGGGAGCAAGCTGGATTCCGTTACTTTAAGCTAGGCGACGGCAAAAACAAGGGATTATCCTCTCTATGA
- a CDS encoding S41 family peptidase — protein MKKIQTALITIIALFLFVPIAQAGTLDDVKFFVDTYYYGDVPKNLNKMTTVDEIIDSLDHYSRYMPAEEYRTYLSAVAFNTPLPKKNVAITKTPTASKHPITSSMLYGNIGYIKIKTFSADLGSQVETHWTKLKKAGATGLIVDLRYNGGGYVESAEQLLGFYQGVTEAYYLSTREGSKMIKPIPTKTKFPKQSYVLVNRYSASSSEIVAASLIDQRAATIVGETTKGKGSVQSFFEFDDGGALKLTIGHFTGPKGLLVHEKGIQPTIKTDPNKELINIHQRLLNDSFNTKKYKKIDNLKNVPTTKTFTVEFTQPMNFKDVKTSRTIELVKLGGVAVPVTFKEKANNTLEIIPNKNLQPGGSYELIIRPGLQNTKGRTVKQGTHTPITVKSAN, from the coding sequence TTGAAAAAAATCCAAACAGCACTCATCACCATCATAGCCCTATTCCTATTTGTACCAATTGCCCAAGCAGGCACACTGGACGACGTCAAGTTCTTCGTCGATACCTACTACTATGGCGATGTCCCAAAAAATCTGAACAAGATGACAACGGTAGACGAAATCATCGACTCGCTCGATCATTACTCGCGCTACATGCCCGCAGAGGAATACCGTACATATCTCTCGGCAGTCGCTTTTAACACACCACTACCTAAAAAAAATGTAGCAATAACCAAAACGCCAACAGCATCAAAGCATCCAATCACTTCATCCATGCTCTACGGCAACATTGGGTACATTAAAATTAAAACCTTCTCCGCGGATCTGGGCAGTCAAGTCGAAACACACTGGACGAAGCTTAAAAAAGCGGGGGCAACCGGACTTATCGTCGATCTCCGTTATAACGGTGGCGGCTACGTTGAAAGCGCCGAACAGCTCCTCGGCTTTTACCAAGGAGTGACAGAAGCCTACTATCTGTCAACACGAGAAGGTAGTAAAATGATCAAACCGATTCCAACCAAAACGAAATTTCCAAAACAATCATACGTACTCGTCAATCGCTATTCCGCATCCTCATCTGAAATCGTCGCAGCGTCCCTTATAGATCAGCGAGCTGCTACAATAGTAGGCGAGACGACAAAAGGGAAGGGGTCTGTCCAATCGTTTTTCGAATTCGATGACGGTGGAGCACTCAAATTGACGATCGGGCACTTCACCGGACCCAAAGGATTACTTGTCCATGAAAAGGGCATCCAGCCTACTATCAAAACTGATCCGAACAAAGAACTTATAAACATCCATCAGCGGCTCCTAAACGATTCATTCAACACTAAAAAGTACAAGAAAATCGACAATCTAAAAAATGTTCCTACAACTAAAACCTTTACCGTCGAATTTACCCAACCAATGAACTTTAAAGACGTAAAAACGTCCCGCACAATAGAACTCGTTAAATTAGGCGGCGTAGCCGTCCCGGTCACATTCAAGGAAAAAGCCAACAACACGCTAGAAATTATCCCAAATAAAAACTTGCAACCCGGTGGTTCCTATGAACTTATCATCCGCCCCGGCTTACAAAACACCAAGGGTCGGACAGTAAAACAAGGCACACACACGCCAATCACTGTCAAAAGCGCCAACTGA
- a CDS encoding S-layer homology domain-containing protein gives MKKWFPTTILTATLILTAQPIQAATFTDVPPTHWAQIAIDTISSRGLINGYPDGTYRLNEPVTRAQAAKVVALAINAKPTATFKPSFQDVSPAHGAYDHIRALTELGIFTDGEKFHPNEPLTRAQMAKILTLGYKITVDDNDLIKFQDVIKLNQNYGYITTLAELGITTTLPGGMYKPNDIVSRAHMAAFIDRTTKFDLEREKGVIYYDKARRMYMDKSKPDPMPPVINDLDNALKTIDLINEKRKQLGIKELIHDTDLSAIAKAKAQDMANNNYFNHKSPTYGTIDKMLNTLNYKWTAYGENMARGYIAPESVVKEWVTSPNHRANIENNKFTQIGSGYATDAKGKTYWVHLYVSK, from the coding sequence ATGAAAAAATGGTTCCCTACAACGATTCTCACAGCAACCCTAATACTCACTGCCCAACCAATACAAGCAGCCACATTCACAGATGTGCCGCCCACACATTGGGCGCAAATTGCTATCGACACCATCTCAAGCCGCGGCCTTATTAACGGTTACCCAGACGGAACCTATCGTCTGAATGAACCCGTCACCCGGGCGCAAGCTGCAAAAGTCGTCGCACTGGCCATCAATGCCAAACCAACGGCGACATTTAAACCGAGTTTCCAAGACGTCAGCCCGGCTCACGGTGCATATGACCATATTCGCGCACTTACTGAACTTGGCATCTTCACCGACGGGGAAAAATTCCACCCAAACGAGCCACTCACCCGTGCGCAAATGGCTAAAATACTCACACTCGGCTATAAAATAACCGTCGACGACAATGACCTCATCAAATTCCAGGACGTCATCAAGCTCAACCAAAACTATGGTTACATCACGACACTTGCCGAACTCGGCATCACAACAACACTGCCAGGTGGCATGTATAAGCCGAACGACATCGTATCCCGCGCGCATATGGCAGCATTCATCGACCGCACAACGAAGTTTGACCTCGAGCGTGAAAAAGGCGTCATCTATTATGACAAAGCCCGTCGTATGTATATGGACAAATCCAAACCTGATCCAATGCCACCCGTCATCAACGATCTAGACAACGCCTTAAAAACCATTGATCTTATCAATGAAAAGCGCAAACAGCTTGGCATAAAAGAACTCATTCACGACACGGACCTTTCTGCTATCGCCAAAGCAAAAGCACAAGACATGGCGAACAATAACTACTTCAATCACAAATCACCAACTTACGGCACTATCGATAAAATGCTCAACACATTAAACTACAAATGGACCGCATACGGTGAAAACATGGCAAGAGGCTACATCGCACCTGAATCCGTCGTCAAAGAATGGGTGACCTCTCCAAATCATCGTGCCAATATCGAAAACAACAAGTTCACACAAATCGGCTCCGGCTATGCAACTGACGCCAAAGGTAAAACGTACTGGGTCCATCTTTATGTGAGTAAATAA
- a CDS encoding aminotransferase class I/II-fold pyridoxal phosphate-dependent enzyme, translating into MSLTVNPRVQQIEPSGIRKISNQLINYPDAINLTIGQPDFPTPERIKEAAHKAIADDKTAYSHNAGLLELRQAVATFFTTKYGFNYNPQTEIIITTGASEAMDTVFRTILEEGDEVIIPVPIYTGYEPLITLAGATPIYLDTTPTAFIPDPVKLAELITPKTKAIVFNYPSNPTGVTIPPHTMDALAATLAKHDIFIISDEIYSENIFEGEHRSFAQYPGLKDKLFLIHGLSKSHSMTGWRIGFLLAADKWIQQAVKVHAYNTICASVPSQHAAICALTECQHTPAAMNPEYIRRRNYMYMRLTNMQLPTVKPNGAFYIFPSIKEFNQPAEQFAHILLNEAQVAVVPGTAFTAFGEGYIRISYAYAFDQLEVAMDRLENWLTNWRNNERHIVPDPPLV; encoded by the coding sequence ATGTCACTCACCGTCAACCCGCGCGTCCAACAAATCGAACCGTCTGGCATCCGTAAAATATCAAATCAGCTCATAAATTACCCTGATGCCATCAATCTGACCATCGGGCAACCCGATTTCCCAACACCCGAACGCATTAAAGAAGCCGCCCACAAAGCAATCGCGGACGATAAAACTGCCTACTCACATAACGCCGGTCTCCTTGAACTCCGGCAAGCCGTAGCCACCTTCTTCACCACTAAATACGGTTTCAACTACAACCCACAAACCGAAATCATCATCACAACCGGCGCAAGCGAAGCAATGGACACCGTATTCCGAACAATTCTCGAAGAGGGAGACGAGGTTATCATACCCGTTCCGATTTACACGGGTTACGAACCGCTCATCACACTCGCTGGCGCAACCCCCATCTATCTCGACACAACACCAACCGCCTTCATCCCAGATCCGGTCAAACTCGCCGAACTCATCACACCAAAAACAAAAGCAATCGTTTTCAACTACCCATCCAATCCGACCGGTGTCACCATCCCGCCGCACACGATGGACGCACTTGCCGCAACACTTGCCAAACACGACATCTTCATCATCTCAGATGAAATCTATAGCGAAAACATCTTCGAAGGGGAGCACCGCTCATTCGCCCAATACCCCGGCCTTAAAGACAAACTATTCCTTATCCATGGCCTGTCAAAATCTCATTCCATGACCGGCTGGCGCATCGGCTTTCTACTCGCAGCCGATAAGTGGATACAACAAGCCGTCAAAGTGCATGCCTATAACACCATTTGTGCAAGCGTCCCATCTCAACACGCAGCCATCTGCGCGCTAACCGAATGCCAGCACACACCCGCGGCCATGAACCCAGAATATATCCGAAGACGCAACTACATGTACATGCGACTCACCAACATGCAGCTTCCAACCGTCAAGCCGAATGGCGCATTTTACATCTTTCCTTCTATTAAAGAGTTCAACCAACCAGCAGAACAATTCGCCCACATACTACTCAACGAAGCGCAAGTCGCAGTCGTCCCGGGCACGGCATTCACAGCATTTGGCGAAGGCTACATCCGAATTTCATACGCTTACGCCTTCGACCAACTAGAAGTCGCCATGGACCGGCTAGAAAACTGGCTAACCAATTGGCGTAATAACGAACGTCACATCGTTCCAGACCCGCCGTTAGTATAA